The genomic window GGAAGTAGCCATGATTTCTTCATACGAAACACCCTTTCTAGGATATAATAGGTCTATAATAACGATAATAAAAGTAGAACGATTATTGAATGGGTAGCTGCTTTGTCAAAAACAGCTACCTTTATTTTTAAAGCGTTTTCATTTTGTTGATCGCTTGTTCTTTAAGCTTAAATTTTTGAATCTTTCCTGACGCTGTCATCGGAAATTCCTCGCACACCTCGATATAGCGGGGAATTTTATAATGAGCAATCTTGCCTTTACAATAAGCGATTAATTCTGATTTTTCTATTTCCATTCCTTCTTTTACCCGAATCCAAGCCATCACTTCTTCCCCGTATTTCGCATCTGGAACGCCGATAACTTGCACATCTAGAAGAGCAGGATGAGTGTAAAGAAACTCCTCGACTTCACGGGGATAAATATTCTCTCCTCCACGGATAATCATATCTTTTAGGCGTCCTGTAATCGTGCAATTCCCAGCTTCGTCCATAACTGCTAGATCACCTGTATAGAGCCAACCGTCTTCGTCGATTGTGTTATCCGTTGCTTCTTGATTTTTGTAGTAGCCTTTCATGACATTATAGCCACGACAACAAATCTCTCCTTGTACACCTAGTGGTACCTCTTGTCGAGTCGAAGGATCAACAATTTTCGCCTCGATATGTGGCATGGCTCGACCAACTGTCTGCACACGTACGTCTAGCGAATCACCTGTACGTGTTTGCGTAATACCAGGAGATGTTTCTGTTTGGCCGTAAACAATCGTTAATTCGTTTGCTCCCATATCGTCTGAAACTTTTTTCATCACTTCGATTGGACATGTTGAGCCTGCCATTATCCCTGTTCGTAATGAAGATAAATCGTATGACTTGTAAGCAGGATCATTTAACTCAGCGATGAACATCGTCGGTACTCCGTGAACAGCTGTACAGCGCTCCTTCTCAATCGAGGTAAGGACATCAGCTACATTGAACTCTTGAACGGGCACCATCGTTGCTCCACTTGTGACACAAACCAACGTCCCTAACACACAACCGAAACAGTGAAAGAATGGAACTGGTATACACAAGCGGTCTTTATAGGTGAAATTCATCCCTTCTCCAGCATGCTTTCCTGTATTAATAAGGTTATGGTGCGTAAGCATGACACCTTTCGGAAAACCGGTTGTGCCTGACGTATATTGCATGTTAATGACATCACTAGGATCAAGCTGTTCAAGACGTTCGTCAAGTGCTGCATGCGTCACTTGATCTGCAAAAGCAAGGAAATCTCGCCAATTAAACATACCAGGGTAACGTTCTTCACTTAGCACAATAACATTTTT from Shouchella hunanensis includes these protein-coding regions:
- a CDS encoding AMP-binding protein produces the protein MSKLMNTTIGKLLETKAREVPNNDALVYVDRGLRLSYNQFNEACRHVAKAFIGLGMKQGDHVAIWASNTPEWVTTQFATGKMGAVLVTVNTNYQARELEYLLKQSDSKTLILMESFKGVSYLDIIYEILPELKTATPGQFQSNTLPYLKNVIVLSEERYPGMFNWRDFLAFADQVTHAALDERLEQLDPSDVINMQYTSGTTGFPKGVMLTHHNLINTGKHAGEGMNFTYKDRLCIPVPFFHCFGCVLGTLVCVTSGATMVPVQEFNVADVLTSIEKERCTAVHGVPTMFIAELNDPAYKSYDLSSLRTGIMAGSTCPIEVMKKVSDDMGANELTIVYGQTETSPGITQTRTGDSLDVRVQTVGRAMPHIEAKIVDPSTRQEVPLGVQGEICCRGYNVMKGYYKNQEATDNTIDEDGWLYTGDLAVMDEAGNCTITGRLKDMIIRGGENIYPREVEEFLYTHPALLDVQVIGVPDAKYGEEVMAWIRVKEGMEIEKSELIAYCKGKIAHYKIPRYIEVCEEFPMTASGKIQKFKLKEQAINKMKTL